Proteins encoded together in one Bradyrhizobium sp. CB82 window:
- a CDS encoding HlyD family type I secretion periplasmic adaptor subunit — translation MSRNSTALTTVRQFQSETDAIREAAEPLVARATLWVLLAFLASLVAIMFLTRLDRVVSSVGGKVVPLDQINVLQALDPSIIKTIDVREGEQVQAGQLLATLDSTFASADVTQYKQQVASLEAQVLRDKAELSDSVLVFPDRPDAEFRNYATLQKALYNQRKAQYAAQVSSFDSKISQTEATIQKLQKDDERYAQRAEIAGKIEDMRSTLAESGSGSKLNLYLSQDTRLELLRTIDNTHNSLLEAQHQLDSLKADRKAFIEQWNAQLSQDLVTTQNSLDAAKANYDKAVKHQDLVRLTAEEPSVVLTLAKLSVGSVLKQGDPFITLMPLKTRLDAEIKIASRDVGFIRPGDACTLKIDAFNYAEHGTAEGRIRWVSEGAFTTDDNGQPVDAYYKARCSVDRTNFVDVPANFRLIPGMTLTGDVHVGTRSVAMYLIGDMLKGLGQAMREAQ, via the coding sequence TTGTCTCGTAATTCCACGGCGCTCACCACCGTAAGGCAGTTTCAGTCCGAGACCGATGCGATCCGCGAGGCTGCGGAGCCGCTCGTCGCGCGCGCGACCCTGTGGGTTCTGCTGGCCTTTCTGGCCTCGCTCGTCGCAATCATGTTTCTGACCCGGCTTGATCGCGTCGTGTCCAGCGTCGGCGGCAAGGTCGTGCCGCTGGACCAGATCAACGTGCTGCAGGCGCTCGATCCATCGATCATCAAGACCATCGACGTGCGCGAAGGCGAGCAGGTTCAGGCCGGGCAGTTGCTCGCAACCCTCGATTCGACCTTCGCCTCGGCCGACGTCACCCAGTACAAGCAACAGGTCGCAAGCCTCGAGGCGCAGGTTCTGCGCGACAAGGCGGAGCTCAGCGATTCAGTGCTTGTTTTTCCGGATCGGCCGGACGCCGAGTTCAGGAACTACGCGACCCTTCAGAAGGCATTGTACAACCAGAGGAAGGCGCAATACGCGGCCCAGGTCTCGAGCTTCGATTCCAAGATCAGCCAGACCGAGGCGACGATCCAGAAGCTCCAGAAGGACGATGAGCGCTATGCGCAGCGCGCCGAGATCGCCGGCAAGATCGAGGACATGCGCTCGACGCTCGCCGAAAGCGGCAGCGGGTCGAAACTCAATCTCTACCTCTCGCAGGACACCCGCCTGGAGCTCTTGAGGACCATCGACAACACGCATAACAGCCTGCTCGAGGCGCAGCACCAGCTGGACTCGCTGAAGGCGGATCGAAAGGCTTTCATCGAGCAGTGGAACGCGCAGCTCAGCCAGGATCTGGTGACCACGCAGAATTCGCTTGATGCGGCAAAGGCGAACTATGACAAGGCCGTCAAGCATCAGGATCTGGTGCGCTTGACCGCCGAGGAGCCTTCGGTGGTGCTGACGCTGGCGAAGCTGTCGGTGGGCTCGGTGCTGAAGCAGGGCGATCCCTTCATCACCTTGATGCCGCTGAAGACGCGGCTGGACGCCGAGATCAAGATCGCCTCGCGGGACGTCGGGTTCATCAGGCCCGGTGACGCCTGCACGCTGAAGATCGATGCCTTCAATTATGCCGAGCATGGCACCGCGGAAGGCAGGATCCGCTGGGTCAGCGAGGGCGCCTTCACGACCGATGACAACGGCCAGCCGGTCGACGCGTACTACAAGGCTCGCTGCTCGGTGGACAGGACCAATTTCGTTGACGTGCCGGCGAATTTCCGCCTGATTCCCGGCATGACGCTGACTGGCGATGTCCATGTCGGTACGCGGTCGGTCGCAATGTATCTGATCGGCGACATGCTGAAGGGCCTGGGCCAGGCCATGCGCGAAGCGCAATGA
- a CDS encoding peptidase domain-containing ABC transporter: protein MTVDVSSGKATDDFLTSVENPEPTGLAALVIVARQHGLHLTVSQLVHENVLSGGEVAPSEIIKCANNSGMRAKLVHLDWDGLSHLKKALPAIVCLKDGSKMVLLRLEGDENSPRVVLRDPNVGEDALLVIDRIRFEDVWTGEVVLVKRDYEISDETQPFSFGFITALIFRERRIVRDVAVAALVLGLLALAPIMFWRLLSDKVIYYKAFNTFYVLCLAMVVIVAFETMFFFLRQYLVHNLTARLDVKLSTYVFEKVLNLPIDYFERNQIGLIARDMREIFRVRTFLIGQLFGTVLDSTTLIFFLPVMFFFSPLMTFIVLGFSGLIVGWLMLMLPYYRKKSAAVLAAEGAQGAFMVQNLSGIRTVKSLALDARQKHMWDVHVARVAKARLAEGLAGVTIQSVVKPLERLTVNGAYAVGVYLAITSSDPFYIGALFAFLMLSQRVAAPLMQMAQLVNQLDEARMAVGIVGNLVNQEPEEGRSGHGVQTPLQGHVEFANVTFKYKGAVSPALNGISFEIPTGTTLGVMGKSGSGKTTITRLLQRLHSEYGGLIKIDGIDVREYDVDHLRRNIGVVLQENFLFSGTIRENISAAKPDATFDEVVRAARLAGAEEFIDKLPRGYETYIYEGSPNLSGGQRQRLAIARALIVNPPILILDEATSALDAESEAIVNANISRIAHGRTLIIISHRLSSLVDCDAILVLNRGSVDDIGKHEELLARNEIYGSLWHQQNSHAMAAARRPRASVGGPTLVS from the coding sequence TCGGGGATGCGGGCGAAGCTCGTCCACCTCGACTGGGACGGACTGAGCCACCTGAAAAAAGCGTTGCCGGCGATCGTTTGCCTCAAGGACGGCAGCAAGATGGTGCTGCTGCGCCTGGAGGGCGACGAGAACAGCCCGCGTGTCGTCCTGCGCGATCCAAATGTCGGCGAAGACGCGCTGCTCGTGATCGATCGTATCAGGTTCGAGGATGTCTGGACGGGCGAGGTCGTGCTCGTCAAGCGCGACTATGAAATCTCCGACGAGACGCAGCCATTCAGCTTCGGCTTTATCACCGCGTTGATCTTCCGCGAGCGTCGGATCGTACGGGATGTCGCCGTCGCCGCGCTGGTGCTCGGTCTGCTCGCCCTGGCGCCAATCATGTTCTGGCGGCTGCTGTCGGACAAGGTGATTTATTACAAAGCGTTCAACACGTTCTACGTGTTGTGTCTTGCCATGGTGGTGATCGTCGCCTTCGAAACGATGTTCTTCTTCTTACGACAGTATCTCGTTCACAATCTGACCGCGCGGCTCGATGTCAAGCTGTCGACCTACGTTTTCGAGAAGGTCCTCAACCTTCCGATTGATTATTTTGAGCGCAACCAGATCGGCCTGATCGCGCGCGACATGCGCGAAATCTTCAGAGTGCGGACGTTCCTGATTGGACAGCTGTTCGGGACCGTTCTGGATTCCACCACGCTGATCTTCTTTCTGCCGGTGATGTTCTTCTTCAGTCCGCTGATGACCTTCATCGTTCTCGGCTTCTCGGGACTGATTGTGGGCTGGCTCATGCTGATGCTGCCCTACTACCGGAAGAAGTCCGCGGCTGTGCTTGCCGCCGAAGGCGCGCAGGGCGCGTTCATGGTGCAGAACCTGAGCGGCATACGGACCGTGAAGTCTCTGGCGCTTGATGCGCGCCAGAAGCATATGTGGGATGTCCACGTTGCCCGCGTTGCGAAAGCAAGATTGGCCGAGGGATTGGCGGGGGTGACGATCCAATCGGTCGTGAAGCCGTTGGAGCGCCTGACCGTCAACGGCGCGTATGCCGTTGGCGTGTATCTGGCGATCACCTCGTCAGACCCCTTCTATATTGGTGCGTTGTTCGCTTTCCTGATGCTGTCCCAACGCGTCGCGGCGCCGCTGATGCAGATGGCGCAACTCGTCAATCAGCTGGATGAAGCTCGAATGGCGGTCGGCATTGTCGGCAACCTCGTGAACCAGGAGCCTGAGGAAGGGCGCTCGGGACACGGGGTGCAAACCCCGCTGCAAGGGCACGTCGAATTTGCGAACGTGACGTTCAAGTACAAGGGCGCGGTGTCGCCGGCGCTCAATGGCATTTCGTTTGAAATCCCGACGGGCACCACGCTGGGTGTGATGGGCAAGAGCGGGTCGGGCAAGACGACGATTACGCGTCTGTTGCAGCGGCTGCACTCCGAGTATGGCGGGCTGATCAAGATCGACGGCATCGACGTGCGCGAATACGATGTCGATCACCTCCGTCGCAACATCGGGGTCGTGCTCCAGGAAAACTTCCTGTTCAGCGGCACGATCCGCGAGAACATCTCTGCAGCCAAGCCTGATGCCACGTTCGACGAGGTGGTGCGGGCGGCCCGGCTGGCCGGTGCGGAAGAATTCATCGACAAGCTGCCGCGCGGCTATGAGACCTACATCTACGAAGGCTCACCCAATTTGTCCGGCGGCCAGCGCCAGCGCCTTGCCATCGCGCGCGCCCTGATCGTCAATCCGCCGATCCTGATCCTGGACGAGGCGACAAGCGCGCTCGATGCCGAGAGCGAGGCGATCGTGAACGCCAATATCTCGCGGATCGCGCACGGCCGGACATTGATCATCATCTCGCACCGGCTGTCCTCGCTGGTCGATTGCGATGCCATCCTCGTGCTCAATCGCGGGTCGGTGGATGACATCGGCAAGCACGAGGAGCTGCTGGCGCGGAACGAGATCTACGGCAGCCTCTGGCACCAGCAGAACAGTCACGCCATGGCGGCGGCGCGCCGGCCGCGCGCGAGCGTTGGAGGGCCGACCCTTGTCTCGTAA
- a CDS encoding SEL1-like repeat protein: MRRPGLLHRLKPWAALGPEALVQRGAAAHERGAYMDAFEAWRRAEQAGSAGAAYRIGLLYVHGQGVVRSIPDAVAWYEKAAEAGHVEAQHQLGRILLDGAIAGLGGNSPEGWRQAVETKAGNQVSIANVIFPRGLSVEKQPERGFGWVAKAASAGKPEAQALLADLYRQGRGCAQDLAAAREWYEKAAAQNLAAGEFGLGDVFYQGLGVPKDPQLAVDWYRKAAARGHVRAQVALAFLHLNGSGVAQDRAEAARLFNEAAQHEDVTALYNIALMHLAGDGLPRSVDKAETALRKAGRRGHLPSILALGEFYSKGLAIEPDLREAAYWYNQAAERGDVQAQFFTGRFHATGQGVAPSVREAARWFLRAAENGHPTAAYNVAVFYLKGTGIAQDIGAAIKWFEFAANAGIPAAQVQLGQLYSTGHGVDRDHSLAEQWLEKAARGGDPESRLAYALFLLQSDKSTEAIARATDLLAQAAEAGHAAASFQLGNLHAGRFGGTPDWPQAAKCYARAAEAGLPDAMLALGHLHLDPATGLADAKAAAAWFEKAARAGQPLAQFQLGVMYCTGNGVEMNLEKGVFWYEAAAKQGHLLGQFNLAVMLSKGQGCTRDPEKAFEWFESAAEHGMAAAQLSVGDALYSGTGVAQDLETARAWYEKAAGQGNEVARQRLAAIASSQNDNIADG; encoded by the coding sequence ATGCGCAGGCCCGGACTTTTGCATCGCCTGAAGCCATGGGCCGCGCTTGGCCCCGAGGCGCTCGTTCAGCGCGGCGCCGCCGCCCATGAGCGCGGCGCCTATATGGACGCCTTCGAGGCCTGGCGGCGCGCCGAGCAAGCCGGCTCCGCCGGTGCAGCGTACAGGATCGGCCTGCTCTATGTGCACGGACAGGGTGTGGTGCGCTCAATCCCGGATGCCGTGGCCTGGTACGAGAAGGCCGCCGAGGCGGGGCATGTCGAGGCTCAGCATCAGCTGGGCAGGATCCTGCTTGACGGCGCAATAGCGGGGCTTGGCGGCAACTCACCGGAAGGCTGGCGGCAGGCCGTCGAGACCAAGGCAGGCAATCAGGTCTCAATCGCAAACGTGATCTTCCCACGCGGCCTGTCGGTCGAGAAGCAGCCGGAGCGCGGCTTTGGCTGGGTCGCCAAGGCTGCCTCGGCGGGCAAACCGGAAGCCCAGGCGCTGCTTGCGGATCTCTATCGGCAAGGGCGCGGCTGCGCGCAGGATCTCGCGGCAGCGCGGGAGTGGTACGAGAAGGCTGCCGCGCAGAACCTTGCCGCCGGTGAGTTCGGCCTTGGCGACGTCTTCTATCAGGGCCTCGGGGTCCCTAAGGATCCCCAGCTCGCCGTGGACTGGTATCGCAAGGCCGCCGCACGGGGTCACGTTCGCGCTCAGGTCGCGCTCGCCTTCCTGCATCTGAACGGCTCGGGCGTCGCGCAGGATCGGGCCGAGGCGGCGCGCCTATTCAACGAGGCCGCGCAGCACGAGGATGTCACCGCGCTCTACAACATCGCCCTGATGCATCTTGCCGGCGACGGCCTGCCAAGGTCCGTCGACAAGGCCGAGACCGCGCTGCGCAAGGCCGGGCGGCGCGGGCATCTGCCGTCGATCCTGGCGCTCGGCGAGTTCTACTCCAAGGGCCTCGCCATCGAGCCGGACCTGCGCGAGGCTGCGTACTGGTACAATCAGGCGGCCGAGCGCGGCGATGTCCAGGCGCAGTTCTTCACCGGCCGCTTCCATGCCACGGGCCAGGGGGTGGCCCCGAGCGTGCGCGAAGCCGCCAGATGGTTCTTGCGCGCGGCGGAGAACGGGCACCCGACCGCGGCCTATAACGTCGCCGTCTTCTATCTCAAGGGAACCGGCATCGCCCAGGATATCGGCGCGGCGATCAAATGGTTCGAGTTCGCCGCCAATGCCGGCATCCCGGCGGCGCAAGTCCAGCTCGGCCAGCTCTATTCCACCGGCCATGGCGTCGACCGCGATCACAGCCTCGCCGAGCAGTGGCTGGAGAAGGCCGCGCGCGGCGGCGATCCCGAGTCAAGGCTCGCCTATGCGCTGTTCCTGCTGCAATCGGACAAGAGCACTGAGGCCATCGCGCGCGCCACGGACCTGCTGGCGCAGGCGGCCGAAGCCGGCCACGCCGCAGCCAGCTTCCAGCTCGGCAATCTCCATGCCGGCCGCTTCGGTGGCACGCCCGACTGGCCGCAGGCCGCAAAATGCTACGCCCGCGCGGCCGAGGCTGGCCTGCCGGACGCAATGCTGGCCCTCGGCCATCTCCATCTCGATCCGGCCACCGGTCTTGCCGATGCAAAAGCCGCCGCCGCCTGGTTCGAGAAGGCGGCGCGGGCCGGCCAGCCGCTCGCCCAATTCCAGCTAGGGGTGATGTATTGCACCGGCAACGGCGTCGAGATGAATCTGGAGAAGGGCGTGTTCTGGTACGAGGCCGCCGCCAAGCAGGGCCACCTGCTCGGGCAATTCAACCTGGCCGTGATGCTCTCCAAGGGGCAGGGCTGCACCCGGGATCCCGAAAAGGCATTCGAGTGGTTCGAGAGCGCCGCCGAGCACGGCATGGCGGCGGCGCAGCTTAGCGTGGGCGATGCGCTCTATTCCGGGACCGGCGTGGCGCAGGATCTTGAGACGGCCAGGGCCTGGTATGAGAAAGCGGCGGGGCAGGGGAATGAAGTGGCGCGGCAGAGATTGGCAGCGATCGCGTCTTCGCAGAACGATAACATTGCTGATGGCTGA